atccttcaGCCCTGAATCCAGCTCTGGACGAGGACTGTCTCTGCACAGGGGCTGGCCCGGAGCAggtctgcctcaggccagcctgcaatGTGCGGGTTCTTGACTTCGCGTCGGGAAGATTTTGCGACACTGCTTCAGATGGGTTTGAGGGGATGTTTATTAATGCTGGGACAATGAAACAAAGGAAGAGGTTAGGGGAGAAGGAGCaacagggagagcccaggtgGTGCTCTGAGTCGGTTCTCTAGAAATGTTGTAGGAGAGAAGTGCGGCAGGCGAGGTGCTTCAGTCACTGGGAGTCAGAGGAAAAGGGAGCCTTGGGGACAGGATCAGGGGGTGAGCCTGGgccgagctgccactgcccactgctcccctggttgcaagtcctGTGGGGACCCTTAGAAACAAAAAGTTCTTGCCCCGGAAGGGGCATGGGCGTGCCCTAGAGTGAGCCCACATGGAATGTTTGTCCTCAAGGctttctatcctttttttttttattctacaattgagaatcttaggggagggtttcaCCAGGATATTCATCAGCTTCCCAGGtgaatttttaatatgctgatgcctCAAAATGAGTGCATAGGGGAGTTTTGGATTATTCTTTGGTCTATTTTACTTTTATCAGGTCTGTCTGGTTTTAAGGggggttttgttatttattccccaacttcatctgtccttggatgtggctggcacaaatggcattaactGGGTCTTTGTTCTCCattttcccaggccagggtgatgTAAGCGATATATTccctggttggggaggagggTATGAATCTTTTGCTCTTGGCTGGGGAAGACAAGGTCTTGCAATTCACTagctggctgcaagctgcccaaactgtttggcctCGTTTaattttcctgtctcagttttcccattccaCTTGCCTAGGAATTTCCCTAGCTTCTTTTTATCCTACCAAAGGACTGTCCTCTCCCAAACTTGTTTCCCCAAGGCACCCCTCTTCTCCAGCCCCTCTCGGACCCCGAGTGACACCTCTCAGAACAGGGTTTCCCAGAGCACACTCCAGAGGGGTCTGAGCTCAGCTGTGACCCTGCACGGGCAGGCTCTGTCTCCTGAACCCTCTCCTGGGACACACCCTAACCTCAACTCGGAAAAATGCCCAAGGTGGCCCTGAACAAGCTCCCAGGTCAAACTGCCACTCCTCAGCCAGGCCCACAGGCAAATGGTGAGGGTGACAAAGATTGTCCCGGACCCCTGACTACCCTCCCCTGCTCAAAGGTCTGGTCTTGCATTTGGAAGGAACCTTAGAAGTCAAACAGTCACCCCTCGCCAGCCACCTCTGAcctcagcccctgcctggccactctcAAGGACAGTTGGAACTGAGGACTGTGGGCAGTTTAGAActtggcagggcagggcctgagaCCTGGCAGCTGGAGGCCCTGCCTGCACAGCTTGACCCTGGGCCCCCGTGGGCCCCCTTGGCTCAGCCCACTGCCACTGGCTGCCATGGGACATGAACCCAGTCGTGGGCATCCAGCTGTCCTTCAATTCTCAGCACTCTCAGAGTGTGTCACCAGGCAGGGTGGCAAAGCCCACACCACTTGGAGGACAACAGGCCTCGCCCCAGCAACCCTGAAGAATCCTGTGGACGAGGCCGGCATGGTCTGTCCACTGTAACCTGGGGTACTGAGCACCTGCCGTGGCCGAGGAGGCTCTTCTGTATGGAGGGCCCAGCACCCGACACTGCCCTGTAACCGTCCACGCGGGTCACTGAGGTGGTCAGCTACAGCCACAGCCGCCGGCCCGGACTCTGACTTGGGATCCGGCTCTGAGTGTGCCGCCTGTGACAGGGTGTGAGTGCGGCCCCGTGCGTGGCAGTTCTGCCTGTGGCTTCACAACCAGAAGCCGAGAGTGTGCCGCACTGCAGCCTTCACCCGCCGAGATACCAGAGACTTGCTCCTGGGCCGGAGACGCGCCAGCCAGTCCAGGGAGCACAGAGGCTCCTCCTGTCCATGACGCATGGCGTTTTGCAGTTCAGGCTCTGTCTTTTTCACCTGGAATTCTGAACTTACCTGCTGGTGTCTGCCCAGCAGGCTGCACGCCTACAGGCGGTCGGTCCTGGAAGAATTACAATCGGCTGTGTGACTGGGGATGCTGACGACGCCCCCTGTCACCTCCCCGGGAGCGGCCAGATCCAGATGAACATGGTGTGGGCAGGGTCAGTGGGTCTGAGGAACAAAAAGCTCTCAGAGAGGCTCATGAAAATGTGGGAAACACAGGGGACACTCCCCATCCTGCTGAGGGTGCAGTGCCAGGCCTCAGGGACCAAGAGTGGGCAGGGGGGagcatccctcacccccaccccccaccatttTCATCCCCGCATCTCCACGGCTGCCCATCCTCCACCTGAGCCGGCTGTTGCATTGCTGGCCTCTGCGAGGAGCCCGGGTGCTGGGCCGGCAGACACTGAGTCTGCTCACAGAATAGCCCTCCAGGGGTCCAGGGGCGTCCTCGAGCCGGCTCCCTGAGTGCCTGTTCAggcgcctccctccccagctgtctTCTCTCAGCCCGTCTGCGCCCCGGGGACCCTCAGATCCAGGGTCAGCCTCACAAGGTGCAGCTCCAGCCGAGAAGCTGGGCTTTGAGGGAAAAGGTCTGTGTGCTGGCAgtcctttaatttttttggttaaatTCTATTTGCAGAGGCAAAGCCCTGACTCTGGGACCCATCATTCTGAGCCCGCACCCAAGTCAGACTGCACTCAGCGAGGCTGTTTCTTGCAGACACTGTGGCAGCAGGAAGAGAGTGGTTCTGTGGGGGCCTGGGACGCCTCCCGCCTCATGCTGCAGGGCTGTGCGGGGGCCCACTCCTGTGCCACTCTCCTTCGCTGCCTCCCGCTGGGCGCCCAGGTCGGGGTGGTCACAGGCAGGAACACCCGGCATCCTTCCCCAGAAaggccagggcctggccaggacggcccccacctcctcctggaaCTCCGTGGCCACGAAGTAGTAGCAGACAGCGTCCAGGCAGCAGTTGGCATTGGCAATGCGGGAGGCCACCTGCACAAAGGTGGCCACCCTCTGGATGGTGGGGCAGGCTGCATCCATCCCCTGGGCCACGAGCTTGGCCAGCAAGGCCACGTGCAGTGGGAGGAAGCAGAGCATAAAGGTGGCCAAGTTGGCCATCACCACGCAGAGGGCCTTGAGGATGGGGGTGGTGGCCGGGGGCTGTGCCCGAGTCCACTCGCGGTGGAGGCGCCGGAGCACCTGGCTGGAGCAGAAGCTCAGGATGAGCAgcgggaggaagaagaggagcagggagaagatGAGGGCCCTGGGGCCCCGCGTGTGACCCCGCCCAAAGCAGAAGCTCTCCCCCGGACGCAGCCAGGCGACGGGCAGGGCCACAGCCCCGATGACCAGCAGCCAGAGGGCTGCGCAGGTGAGGGCAGCCTGGCGGGGGCCACGCCAAGCCCGGGCCCGCAGGGGAAAGTGCAGGGCGGCATAGCGGTCGGTGGCGATGGCTGTGAGGAGCCACATGCTCATGTAGGTGTTGACATAATAGAAGCTCTGCAGGACCCTGCACAGGGGGCCCTCCtgggcccccaccccctggctcagCGTGTGCAGGACCCCCGGCAggctcagcagcagcaggcagtcaGCCACCACCAGGTTGACCATGTAGATGCGGGTCTCCGTCCACCTGCGCATGCGACAGCAGAACACCCAGAGCGCCAGGCTATTGAGCAgcaggcccagcaccaggatgagGCAGATGGAGGCAACGGTCGCCGCCTGCGACAGGGTGCCCCTGTCTGTGCTGCAGCTGTTAGAGTTGTTCCCAGGGCCTTCGGCCACAGGCACCATGGCTGGCAGCCTGAGAAGGTGGGAGCTTCAGCAGGCTGTTTCTCCTGGGGGCAAGGAGGGAAATGCTGcagcctctctcccttcttcctcccccgctccccctcctccagctttctctccctctccccccacttcctgtgCCAGTCCCAGGGCTTCCACACATCCTGGATCAGGGtgccccctctcctcaccccagggGCTCCACTGAAGCCCCCTGAAGACTGGACCAGCcagctgccccgccctgcccaggggcatcctgccaggcagggggctctGTAGGGGCTCTTCTCTGGGCCTCCTGACCGGAGGCTTTAGCTCAGCTTAGGACCTTTGCTGACCTAGGCCCCTGCAGAGTAACCCTGTCCCCCCAGGGCCATGTGGGCCTGTCCAGGCGCCATCCACCCACGGCCCCAGCAGTGGGGTCCCCAGACTCCTCTGGTAGGCAGAGCTGGCCCGTCGTCCTTCCTCAAGAGCTCAGGACCTGCTGCCACACTCAGGCATGGCCCTAGCCTGGGACTCACAAGGAGGCATGAGGGCCAGCTGACACCTGCTCCTGGAAGCCCTCTGTGGCGGCCAGCGAGGTGAGGGAGAGTGAAGGCCAGCcgtggccggtgtgctcagtggttagagtgtcggcccgcgcACCAAAGGTCATCGGTTCgattcacagtcaagggcacatatctggttgcaggtttgatccccagcgcctgccagggcacgtgtgggaggcaaccaatcaatttttctctcataagatgtttctctctctccttcccccttcattcctcccttccactctctctaaagagcaatggaaaaatgtcctcgggtgaggattaaataaataaataaataaattccagagtgAGAGGCCTGACTTGGGGTGTACTCACCAATCTTGGAAGCCAGGGTCTTGAGGATCTGGGCTGCAGCCACTCTGCACACAGCCAGGCTGCTCGAGCTGGATCGGGCCCCAGGCTGTGGTCACCACCTTCATGCTCTCCTCCAGTGGGTAGGGCCCTGTCTCTGAGGTGTCTGGTAGGTAGGCGGTACCTCCCAGAGCCTCCCTCGGCCTTCATGTTCCCCAGTACCCCTGCCTGCGGTGCATGACACCTTGCACACCCTTCCTTCCTGGCCGCAGCCCTGCAGCAGGGCCTCCAGCCTCACATGCAGGCCCGCTTTGGCTGGGTAGTGTTCCCTCTTTCCCCTGAGTAGCTGTGATTGACATGGGTTAGGGGGCCCCCGTACAGGAAGGCCCTGtgggctggcagcaagccagccACATGCAGAGACCCTAGGCCAGCATTCCCCGTTGCCAGGGCCTCGAGTCTCAGAGGCCGATGGAGCGCGGGACAGGCCCACAGCTGCAACATGGGGCTCCGGGCACCTGTACTGTCAAGATGGGAAGGTGTAGCGGATGCTGTGGGGTGCTGCCTGGGGACCCTCTTCAGGTCAGAAGTGCACACTGCCTGCCGGGCTACGGCCCAAGGCCCCTCTGGAACTGCCTTTAGCAGTGACCCTCAGAGGTCATGTATCCATTGGCCTCAGAGTGGTCAGCTCAGGTCACCCAGCTCAGAAACACCCTCTGCCCATCCTGCTTCACTCGCCCCTTCCAGGTGGGGCTGGGAAGAGAACGCTCAGGAAACCCCTGCGTGCAAATCTCCATCACAAAGGGGCTTTCCAGCCCCCCAGTGCAGGGGTGTATCCTAGTGCAGGGGTGGCCTCACCCTTGCCACACCCCATGCTGCAGCcctcaggggacccaggcctgagtGAGGGGTAGGGCTGGGGCTGGTGCCTGAGGGGCTGGCTGAGGTGACAGTGAGAACCTGGCCAGGCCGCCTGTAGGAGGAAAGGGGCCATGACTCCTGGGCCCTCCACTTGAGGACCACCGGGAGGAAagcaggggggagagggagctcCCTCCATGAATTTCTGTGAGAGGGGATGGCTGCCAGCTGGTGATACCCAGCAGGTGCCCTGGGGATGCTTCCAGGAACAGCCTGTGGGAGGAAGCAGAGCATAAAGGTGGCCCCCCATCGGGGTCCCCAGACCTGGAGCTGGGTGGAGTGTCAGGCACTTCGGGTGGCATTGTGAGTGGCAGAGCTCTGAGAGCCCGCAGCGGTGATAGGGGAAGGGCACACAATAAGAAGAGGAACACAGTTGTTTAATAATTGTCACCTTACTAACCACAGGTAGGTGGTTTTCTTACCAACCCTGCGGAATTGGAGGAtagtagagggccgcctgggaaggcacatggacattctttaaattgttgtcAGCTGAGCCCGAGGGGACTGGCAGAGCCGCGTCTTGGTTACACCCGCCTCCCCCGCAAGAAGGGGGGCGTGTTATCAGTTCTGActtcttacctttgtccaggtgtcggcaggggcgggtctagatacgtaaatccagtaatgctagggcctacttaagaatgcaaataagctcctttgatgctaagttttggtgttactttctggtatttgggggtataaaataaatgtgctgtgtGGGCTGAGTTGGccactgcctctccatcagagagaatggcgtcCCATCTAGCTCCCAGCTTGcatctatttctgtgtcttgctctctttctttctttttttaaaaaaaatatattttattgattttctacagagaggaagggagagggatagagagttagaaacatcgatgagagagaaacatctatcagctgcctcttgcacaccccccactggggatgtgcccgcaaccaaagtacatgcccttgaccggaatcgaacccgggtcccctgagtccgcaggccgacgctctatccactgagccaaaccagccagggctctttcttttatttcttaatccccagctcttccactcagcaaccggaccCGTTCCTTTTccgtgctggacgcggaaaagagagaacacCTCTACAGAGGATGTGCTGTAGGAAGAAAAGCAGACCCGGTAAAATATAAGAGACACCTTGGGACCCCGATGGGTCCAttgctcagaaaagaaaatgaattttgagaACAGACAGAGGACAGGGCGGACTTAGATTTGGTTGCTGCGactggaccctgaccccctccgggaGTTTGCCTCAGGAATGCTAACCATCCTCCGGTCCCCGGGTCCCAGGAACGGGCTGACCGGGGTTTCAACATTGACAATTAACTACCTTATTATCGGACTTTAACATCCTGGAAGGAGACACAGACCACAGACCACAGACCACAGACCCTGCAGCCATTCCACTGTTCCCTTTCCCCTTGCACGCAGCCTTTCGTCCTTATCCCTAAGTAACCAGCCGGCTAGGAGGAGGTGCCGGAGCAGATGTCCATGGATGACCGGccgctctcccatactgccggcagcgTTGGAACCAACACTCACATATGATttaaccctgtctctgcttaattggctcaagttgtgacaggcagcctggacccatgaGTGTCCGGTTTCAGTGGTGCCCTCCATAAGAGATGTGTGCCAGAGGGCACGTCTTCATGGTCAGCGTTTTcccagtggcaggggctgagggtcacccaggctcccaggggaCAGGGTGCCGTCTAGACTCCGCACGACACGGGGAGGCTGACACATCTCTCCATGGGAGGGTTTTAGTGTGGTCTGACTTTCTGTGTCATCGGGTGGTCACTTTGGGGGTGTGGGCAGCAGTTTCCTGAAGTTAGCTGGACTCTGCATTCCACCGCCCCCTccctgggaggaaggggcagctgcAAGGTGGGTCCCTGTGACACAGGCAATTAGACAGATGGGAGCAGAGCAGGAATGAGAGGCCAGGTACAGGTCACCCCGCcaaaagccctgggtgcctagccacgggaaaaactgggaaaacaagtgTTTTAGGCTAGAGCCTGATCCCCAGGGtgacctctcctcccctttcatatcaccaGTCATATGGTTTATACCCGCTTTGAGAAGGAACAAGGGGGCCGGAGAATAGCCTCATGTGACTCCCATAAAGCCCTCTAacaaccactcccttaagcagtAAGCCCTCCCAGGACATTGAGGTTCTGACCCgaatcaaataatcttaggaacaaagcctcgaGTCTGTTGGCCACAGAGACCAGAGTTTTgatcaaactagagataacagccaggcccagaaaagcagcaaaagtaAATGAAGCATCCTGGCTGatctcaggaccagctgcaatgggTAATGCCCGGCTACCCTAGCACCAGCCAAAATCGGTAGAGACCAGGGccttgaaaggacacacctggaaagctgatgaacattctattgagatcctcccccgAGACCTCCAGCGGTGAAGGACCGAGCACTCTCTCTAGGGCACGCCTGTGCCTTCTTCCCCAGAgctggcgcccccccccccccccccctctttcaTCTGTACCTTTCCTCCACCTTCTTTTCCTCAAGGCACGtactttgcctttctctctcctcagttCCAAgggccctcctcctgcctctgtaactcagtttcctgagtccacacagcccgCCTGGCCCACTTcctctacctctgtgacttctAAGTCAACTTCCCTTATAGTCAGAATttttgactctgaattctttcctagccgaACTCCAGGACCAAGGTCTAACTTCACCATTAAGACTGCAGTGCCCCTCCTCCGAAGACCGCCTTCTCCCCACACCACCTGAGCCCAGGCTTAACCCCCAGCAGGGACAGGAAGAGCCTCTTGAAGCCAACTGCCCCAGAGGAAAGACTCACAGACACTGAGCACCAGCCAGACAGGTGACACAGACCGTTAGAAACAATGGCATTGGGGCTACCCAGCAGCACCTCGGTCTCTGCATGAACATTGTTGACCACTCAGATTCTGCATCAAACCCGGCTCTCCAATCAGAAGCAGCTTGGTTCTGGGCAGTTCTCCGGGTCTTTCCCATGCCTGCATTTATACTCTGCAGCCAGCTAGACCTGTCCACTCCTTGGGGATCTCAGATGGCCCCCACTTCCTGGTAGACACCTCACTCTTAGCTGACCACCCACACTTCCTTTGGCTGTTCCCAAGTGGTCTGGGTTACCAAGCCCTCACCAGCCTACTCCCTCCAGACCCTCTCCAGAGTGACTGTGGCCTCATGCTGAATAGTGTCCCAAGCCAGATAAAATACCCCAGGTGTAATCCTAGCAGAGGAAGCATGAGCTTATGTCCTCCCACATCCTGGGCCCTATACTCCTGCTGATGCAGCCTCACaatgttagaaataaggcgagcctcccgccctccccccaagtcaggggttctggtagaatacaaaacactcgggagccaggcagcaaggcaaacatatttacttctacgtagaagggtgcacacacatggtctggaagcgcgtGCACACCGAGCAGACTGTCTGTTTGGCTTTATAATCCCtgacgcacgtgacctgtcctttgctcttgattggagctcaggcgcatAGTCTTtcgtgattggctaattcaaagggcggcccccaggggagctgcaagccatgcagcga
This Eptesicus fuscus isolate TK198812 chromosome 11, DD_ASM_mEF_20220401, whole genome shotgun sequence DNA region includes the following protein-coding sequences:
- the LOC103283456 gene encoding G-protein coupled receptor 35-like: MVPVAEGPGNNSNSCSTDRGTLSQAATVASICLILVLGLLLNSLALWVFCCRMRRWTETRIYMVNLVVADCLLLLSLPGVLHTLSQGVGAQEGPLCRVLQSFYYVNTYMSMWLLTAIATDRYAALHFPLRARAWRGPRQAALTCAALWLLVIGAVALPVAWLRPGESFCFGRGHTRGPRALIFSLLLFFLPLLILSFCSSQVLRRLHREWTRAQPPATTPILKALCVVMANLATFMLCFLPLHVALLAKLVAQGMDAACPTIQRVATFVQVASRIANANCCLDAVCYYFVATEFQEEVGAVLARPWPFWGRMPGVPACDHPDLGAQREAAKESGTGVGPRTALQHEAGGVPGPHRTTLFLLPQCLQETASLSAV